Part of the Bacillota bacterium genome is shown below.
GCACCTGCGCCCACACGGCCGTTGACTACCCGATCCGCCGTGGGTCCAGCCGCCCGCGGCTGCCCGGCCGCCTCTTGCGCGGAATCAGGGACAATTCCTCCCGCTGATGCCTCTGGGGACTCGGGAGTCAGGTCGAACTCGGGCACGGCGTCTTCTTTGCACTTCAACTGCTCCAGGAGTTTATCAGGTGGTCCATCACTCCAGCCAAACGGTGCTCCGCCCTTGTCACTTGCCATGGTGATCACCTCACTGCTCAGATGAGACAACCTCAGTCACCTGCACCGCGATTCTCCGACTGACAAGCCCAGGTATGGCCCTGAACTTGGGGGTGTTCCCCACTATCACTGTTATCTCCTGACCTGCCCGCTCGTTGAGCATGATCACATCCCCGATATCCAGGTCCAGCGCTTCCCGGACAGTCACTTCGGCCGTCCCCAGCCTAGCCGTGACGGGCACCCTCACACGCTCAAGGCCCGCTGCTATGGTGCTCGTGGACTTGGGTGAAGTTATCTTCCTTGCCTTCTGGTACCACTGTTGTGCACTGAGTTTGAGCAGAACCGGCTGGAGCGTAGAATGGGGTATGCACATGCTCATCGATCCAGACGCCTCGCCCACTTTCACTTCAAAGGTCATCAGGCAAACCGTGTCGTTCGGGGAGACTATCTGAGCGAACTGAGGGTTGGACTCGTACTGGTCTATGTGCGGCGTCAGAGAGACCATGGTTTCCCACGCGTCTTTCAGGTTCCTCATGGCCCGAGTCATCATCGTGCGAACCAAGGTCTCTTCGATCTCTGTCAGTTCACGAACCCTGCCCCGGGCTCGTCCCTGGCCCCCCATGAGCCTGTCGATCATGACGAAGACGATGTATGGGTTCAGCTCTATGATGGCCTTCCCATCCAGAGGTTCAGCAGAGAAGATGTAGAGGACGGCCGGGGACTTCAGGGCGCTCAGGTACTCGTCGTAGATCCGCTGCTGTACGTCAGTGAGGCTCACCTTTACCGCGGTACGGAGGTGCCCGGACAACGCGGTCGACAGG
Proteins encoded:
- the fliM gene encoding flagellar motor switch protein FliM, whose translation is MSEVLTQEEINALLAQFAKADEAAEKPKESIADGRAYRVYDFKRPNRFSRDQLRTIHMLHETFARYLSTALSGHLRTAVKVSLTDVQQRIYDEYLSALKSPAVLYIFSAEPLDGKAIIELNPYIVFVMIDRLMGGQGRARGRVRELTEIEETLVRTMMTRAMRNLKDAWETMVSLTPHIDQYESNPQFAQIVSPNDTVCLMTFEVKVGEASGSMSMCIPHSTLQPVLLKLSAQQWYQKARKITSPKSTSTIAAGLERVRVPVTARLGTAEVTVREALDLDIGDVIMLNERAGQEITVIVGNTPKFRAIPGLVSRRIAVQVTEVVSSEQ